In Streptomyces chartreusis NRRL 3882, the following are encoded in one genomic region:
- the murQ gene encoding N-acetylmuramic acid 6-phosphate etherase has product MTSTSNPRELRAELESLTTEAFRPELAGIDRLPTLDIARLMNGEDGTVAGAVAARLPEIADAIDALAERMARGGRLVYAGAGTAGRLGVLDASECPPTFNTDPSRVVGLIAGGPQAMVTSVEGAEDSRELAQADLEPLGLTPDDTVVGISASGRTPYAIGAVEYARARGSLTIGLACNQGSPLAAAAEHGIEIVVGPELLTGSTRLKAGTAQKLVLNMLSTITMIRLGKTYGNLMVDVRASNDKLRARSHRIVALATGAGDEEIERALAATDGEVKNAILTLLAGVDGPTAARLLEESGGHLRAALEARP; this is encoded by the coding sequence ATGACCTCCACCTCCAACCCCCGTGAGCTCAGAGCCGAGTTGGAGTCCCTGACCACCGAGGCGTTCCGGCCGGAGCTGGCCGGCATCGACCGGCTGCCCACCCTCGACATCGCGCGGCTCATGAACGGCGAGGACGGCACCGTGGCCGGGGCGGTCGCGGCCCGGCTGCCGGAGATCGCCGACGCGATCGACGCCCTGGCCGAGCGGATGGCCCGGGGTGGCCGCCTTGTCTACGCGGGGGCCGGCACGGCCGGCCGGCTGGGCGTCCTGGACGCCTCCGAGTGCCCGCCCACCTTCAACACCGACCCCTCCCGGGTCGTCGGGCTGATCGCGGGCGGCCCCCAGGCCATGGTCACCTCGGTGGAGGGCGCGGAGGACTCCCGGGAACTGGCCCAGGCCGACCTGGAGCCCCTCGGCCTCACCCCGGACGACACGGTGGTCGGCATCTCGGCCTCCGGCCGCACCCCGTACGCCATCGGCGCCGTCGAGTACGCCCGCGCCCGCGGCTCCCTCACCATCGGCCTCGCCTGCAACCAGGGCAGCCCGCTCGCGGCCGCCGCCGAGCACGGCATCGAGATCGTCGTGGGCCCCGAACTGCTCACCGGCTCCACCCGACTGAAGGCCGGCACGGCACAGAAGCTCGTGCTCAACATGCTGTCGACGATCACCATGATCCGCCTGGGCAAGACCTACGGGAACCTGATGGTCGACGTCCGCGCCTCCAACGACAAACTGCGTGCCCGCTCCCACCGCATCGTCGCCCTCGCCACCGGCGCCGGCGACGAGGAGATCGAACGGGCCCTGGCCGCCACCGACGGAGAGGTGAAGAACGCGATCCTGACCCTCCTGGCCGGCGTGGACGGCCCGACGGCGGCCCGCCTGCTGGAGGAATCCGGCGGGCACCTGCGAGCGGCCCTGGAGGCACGCCCGTAG
- a CDS encoding copper homeostasis protein CutC, with protein MSKRAVLEVIALGVEDAVAAQAGGADRLELVTDMAADGLSPSAATVAGIRRAVDISLRVMLRLADGFAAGDVDRLAGVAAGLREAGAEEFVLGFLDADGAVDLAAVERVVGVLDGCPWTFHRAIDRAADRDALRKQLDGMPGLDTYLTAGSADGVDDGLPVLLTEAGRAGEPGYEQRLLVGGGLRLEHVPVLRGAGVDAFHIGGAVRPGGWGEPVSVEAVAEWRAAVDGS; from the coding sequence ATGAGCAAGCGTGCAGTCCTGGAGGTGATCGCCCTCGGCGTCGAGGACGCGGTCGCCGCCCAGGCCGGAGGCGCGGACCGCCTTGAGCTGGTCACCGACATGGCGGCCGACGGGCTCTCCCCGTCGGCCGCCACCGTCGCCGGGATCCGCCGGGCCGTGGACATCTCCCTGCGGGTGATGCTGCGGCTCGCCGACGGCTTCGCGGCCGGGGACGTCGACCGGCTGGCCGGCGTGGCCGCCGGGCTGCGGGAGGCCGGGGCCGAGGAGTTCGTGCTCGGGTTCCTCGACGCGGACGGCGCGGTGGACCTGGCGGCGGTGGAGCGCGTCGTCGGCGTGCTGGACGGCTGTCCCTGGACCTTCCACCGGGCCATCGACCGGGCCGCCGACCGGGACGCCCTGCGCAAGCAGCTGGACGGGATGCCCGGGCTGGACACGTACCTGACGGCCGGGTCGGCGGACGGGGTCGACGACGGGCTCCCCGTGCTGCTCACCGAGGCGGGGCGTGCCGGGGAGCCGGGGTACGAGCAGCGGTTGCTGGTGGGGGGCGGGCTGCGGCTGGAGCACGTGCCGGTGTTGCGGGGCGCGGGGGTCGACGCGTTTCACATCGGTGGGGCGGTGCGGCCGGGGGGTTGGGGGGAGCCGGTGTCGGTGGAGGCCGTCGCCGAGTGGCGGGCTGCGGTGGACGGTTCATGA
- a CDS encoding GNAT family N-acetyltransferase, with protein MEQAVAECVGVLGAVTDRDWEAVRAGRLEWSCRETAVHIAEDLIAYAGQLAGRGPEAYTPFEISLEEGTDNAGAVQVIRTMGVLLAAAIRTTPREVRAFHPYPFRSANREGFAAMGVAEVLLHTHDVAEGLGVAYEPAAELCDFVLTRIFPHVQPGPTPWRTLLWATGRGELPGREPLTEWRWSNNLVIPTDRLTLQGVTPAAAGDLGTVGDGGFEWLDGGPVEGTRVGAGLVFKQYEDGVHRPEWGMYVLVRREDGRALGAMGFHSVPDESGRVEVGYDLVEAARGHGYATEALRALSAWALSRDAVRTVVANVERDNAPSHRVLARAGFEAVAEDTEQVTYELR; from the coding sequence GTGGAGCAGGCCGTCGCCGAGTGCGTGGGCGTGCTGGGGGCGGTCACCGACCGGGACTGGGAGGCGGTGCGCGCCGGGCGGCTGGAGTGGAGCTGCCGGGAGACGGCGGTGCACATCGCCGAGGACCTCATCGCGTACGCGGGGCAGCTGGCGGGGCGCGGGCCCGAGGCCTACACGCCGTTCGAGATCTCGCTGGAGGAGGGGACGGACAACGCCGGTGCGGTGCAGGTGATCCGCACGATGGGCGTCCTGCTCGCCGCCGCGATCCGCACCACCCCGCGCGAGGTGCGGGCCTTCCATCCGTATCCGTTCCGCAGCGCGAACCGCGAGGGGTTCGCCGCGATGGGCGTGGCCGAGGTGCTGCTGCACACCCACGACGTGGCCGAGGGCCTGGGCGTGGCGTACGAACCGGCCGCCGAGCTGTGCGACTTCGTCCTCACCCGGATCTTCCCGCACGTCCAGCCCGGTCCCACCCCGTGGCGGACCCTGCTGTGGGCCACGGGCCGGGGTGAGCTGCCCGGCCGCGAGCCGCTCACCGAGTGGCGGTGGAGCAACAACCTGGTGATCCCCACCGACCGGCTCACTCTCCAGGGCGTCACCCCGGCGGCGGCGGGCGATCTCGGCACGGTCGGCGACGGCGGCTTCGAGTGGCTCGACGGCGGTCCGGTCGAGGGCACCCGGGTCGGCGCCGGGCTGGTGTTCAAGCAGTACGAGGACGGCGTCCACCGGCCCGAGTGGGGCATGTACGTCCTGGTCCGGCGCGAGGACGGCCGCGCACTCGGCGCCATGGGCTTCCACAGCGTGCCGGACGAGTCGGGGCGGGTGGAGGTCGGCTACGACCTGGTCGAAGCGGCCCGTGGCCACGGTTACGCCACCGAGGCGCTGCGCGCGCTGTCGGCGTGGGCGCTGTCCCGGGACGCGGTACGGACCGTCGTCGCGAACGTCGAGCGGGACAACGCGCCCTCGCACCGCGTCCTCGCCCGTGCCGGGTTCGAGGCCGTCGCGGAGGACACCGAGCAGGTCACCTACGAGCTGCGCTAG
- a CDS encoding DUF4031 domain-containing protein, producing the protein MTVYIDPPTWPGHGRMWSHLVSDVSYEELHTFAERLGVPRRAFERDHYDIPEQRYADAVSAGAVEVSSREVVRLLHGAGLRRPKGRTQLRG; encoded by the coding sequence GTGACCGTCTACATCGACCCGCCGACCTGGCCCGGCCACGGCCGCATGTGGTCCCACCTGGTCAGCGACGTCTCGTACGAGGAGCTGCACACCTTCGCCGAACGCCTCGGCGTGCCCCGGCGGGCCTTCGAACGCGACCACTACGACATCCCCGAGCAGCGGTACGCGGACGCGGTGAGCGCCGGGGCCGTGGAGGTCAGCAGCCGCGAGGTGGTGCGGCTGCTGCACGGGGCGGGGCTGCGCCGGCCCAAGGGGCGGACCCAGCTGCGGGGTTAG
- a CDS encoding MurR/RpiR family transcriptional regulator produces the protein MTRRVKEIFASERGGASGTGGTGAMAATLGTPPAPAALAAKVRTLGPSMTRSMQRVAEAVAGDPAGCAALTVTGLAELTGTSEATVVRTARLLGYPGYRDLRLALAGLAAQQQSGRAPAITTDIAVDDPIADVVAKLAYDEQQTLADTAAGLDTVQLGAAVTALTGARRTDVYGVGASGLVAQDLTQKLLRIGLVAHAHSDPHLAVTNAVQLRAGDVAIAITHSGSTGDVIEPLRVAFERGATTVAITGRPDGPVSQYADHVLTTSTARESELRPAAMSSRTGQLLVVDCLFVGVAQRTYETAAPALSASYEALAHRHRS, from the coding sequence GTGACCCGAAGAGTGAAGGAAATTTTCGCCAGCGAACGCGGCGGTGCGAGCGGCACGGGCGGCACGGGTGCCATGGCCGCCACGCTCGGCACCCCGCCCGCCCCCGCCGCCCTCGCGGCCAAGGTCCGTACGCTGGGCCCGTCGATGACGCGTTCCATGCAGCGCGTCGCCGAGGCCGTCGCGGGCGACCCGGCCGGCTGCGCGGCCCTCACGGTCACCGGCCTCGCCGAACTCACCGGCACCAGCGAGGCGACCGTCGTACGCACCGCCCGGCTGCTGGGCTATCCGGGTTACCGGGACCTGCGCCTGGCCCTCGCCGGCCTCGCCGCCCAGCAGCAGTCCGGCCGCGCCCCCGCCATCACCACGGACATCGCGGTCGACGACCCGATCGCCGACGTGGTCGCGAAGCTGGCCTACGACGAGCAGCAGACCCTCGCCGACACCGCCGCCGGCCTCGACACCGTCCAACTGGGCGCGGCCGTCACGGCGCTGACCGGCGCCCGGCGCACGGACGTGTACGGCGTCGGGGCGTCCGGCCTGGTCGCCCAGGACCTCACGCAGAAGCTGCTGCGCATAGGGCTGGTCGCGCACGCCCACAGCGACCCGCACCTGGCCGTCACCAACGCCGTGCAGCTGCGCGCGGGCGATGTCGCGATCGCCATCACGCACTCCGGGTCCACGGGGGACGTCATCGAGCCGCTGCGGGTCGCCTTCGAGCGCGGGGCGACGACGGTGGCGATCACCGGCCGCCCGGACGGCCCGGTCTCGCAGTACGCCGACCACGTCCTCACCACGTCCACGGCGCGGGAGAGCGAGCTGCGTCCCGCGGCGATGTCGTCCCGGACCGGACAGCTTCTTGTGGTGGACTGCCTGTTCGTGGGGGTGGCGCAGCGGACGTACGAGACGGCGGCGCCGGCGCTCTCGGCGTCGTACGAGGCGTTGGCCCACCGGCATCGTTCCTGA
- a CDS encoding TetR/AcrR family transcriptional regulator, which produces MAGVKGQVQKRGVERRRAIVDAAIELFARQGVRGTGVAAIAERVGTTPSALIHHFGSKDGLVRAVLEEADRRALERLSATKDAEPTLDEAFDWFVRDAEHTAATARQLAALHTTLTAENLDPGSGLHTWFRDRGRALRAHLVALFTRAAADGSARADLDPALLAAETAAFLEGAHLLWLLDPEQVDLTALHRSYFEGLASRIRPD; this is translated from the coding sequence ATGGCGGGTGTCAAGGGACAGGTGCAGAAGCGTGGCGTGGAGCGCCGCCGCGCCATCGTCGACGCGGCGATCGAGCTGTTCGCGCGTCAGGGGGTGCGCGGCACCGGGGTGGCCGCGATCGCCGAGCGCGTCGGCACCACCCCGTCCGCCCTCATCCACCACTTCGGCAGCAAGGACGGCCTCGTCCGAGCCGTCCTGGAAGAGGCCGACCGGCGCGCCCTGGAACGGCTGTCCGCCACGAAGGACGCCGAACCCACCCTGGACGAGGCGTTCGACTGGTTCGTCCGGGACGCCGAGCACACCGCCGCCACCGCACGGCAACTGGCCGCCCTGCACACCACCCTCACCGCGGAGAACCTCGATCCCGGCTCCGGGCTCCACACCTGGTTCCGGGACCGCGGCCGGGCGCTGCGGGCCCATCTGGTCGCCCTGTTCACGCGCGCCGCTGCCGACGGTTCGGCCCGCGCCGACCTGGACCCCGCCCTCCTGGCAGCGGAGACGGCGGCGTTCCTCGAAGGGGCCCACCTGCTGTGGCTCCTGGACCCCGAGCAGGTGGACCTGACCGCCTTGCACCGCAGCTACTTCGAGGGGCTGGCGTCCCGGATCCGGCCGGACTGA
- a CDS encoding alpha/beta fold hydrolase, with amino-acid sequence MQENKTENEYLTGRERMVPAGGLELWTEEFGDPAHPTVLLVMGAQAQGIQWNDGIVRRLVDGGRRVIRYDHRDTGRSSTVDFAQQPYTVADLASDALAVLDALGAERAHVVGASLGGIIGQRLAVTHPGRVLTLTSLSSQPLGTDTAAAVQRAMEGAPPLPGELPAPRPELLAALASAFPEPQAGLEDYLAARLPLWRVLHGQVLPFDEDEYRAMERRAYERARDPWAALNHALAGAAPVGSTAELASVTAPSLVLHGTEDPMFPPAHAEATAAALPGARLVMIEGMGHTLPRALDDHLADRILQHTTA; translated from the coding sequence ATGCAGGAAAATAAGACGGAGAACGAGTACCTGACGGGCCGCGAGCGGATGGTCCCTGCGGGCGGACTCGAGCTGTGGACCGAGGAGTTCGGCGACCCCGCCCATCCGACGGTGCTGCTGGTGATGGGCGCGCAGGCGCAGGGCATCCAGTGGAACGACGGCATCGTCCGCCGCCTTGTCGACGGGGGCCGCCGGGTCATCCGCTACGACCACCGGGACACCGGACGCTCGTCCACGGTCGACTTCGCCCAGCAGCCGTACACCGTCGCCGACCTGGCCTCCGACGCGCTCGCCGTCCTGGACGCGCTCGGGGCGGAACGCGCTCACGTGGTGGGCGCGTCCCTCGGCGGCATCATCGGCCAGCGGCTGGCCGTCACCCACCCGGGCCGGGTGCTGACCCTGACGAGCCTGTCGTCCCAGCCGCTCGGCACCGACACGGCGGCGGCCGTGCAGCGTGCCATGGAGGGAGCACCTCCGCTCCCCGGTGAACTGCCTGCGCCCAGGCCCGAGCTGCTGGCCGCGCTCGCCTCGGCGTTCCCGGAGCCGCAGGCCGGCCTGGAGGACTACCTCGCCGCCCGGCTGCCGCTGTGGCGTGTGCTGCACGGACAGGTGCTGCCGTTCGACGAGGACGAGTACCGTGCGATGGAGCGCCGGGCGTACGAGCGGGCGCGTGATCCGTGGGCCGCGCTCAACCACGCGCTCGCCGGGGCCGCCCCGGTGGGCTCCACGGCGGAGCTGGCCTCCGTCACGGCGCCGTCGCTGGTCCTGCACGGCACCGAGGACCCGATGTTCCCGCCCGCCCATGCCGAAGCCACCGCCGCCGCCCTCCCCGGCGCCCGCCTGGTCATGATCGAGGGGATGGGCCACACCCTGCCCAGGGCACTGGACGACCACCTGGCCGACCGGATCCTGCAGCACACGACTGCCTGA
- a CDS encoding DNA repair helicase XPB, which translates to MNGPLIVQSDKTLLLEVDHEQAGDCRRAIAPFAELERAPEHIHTYRVTPLGLWNARAAGHDAEQVVDALVQYSRYPVPHALLVDIAETMDRYGRLTLSKHPAHGLVLTTTDRPVLEEVLKSKRIAPLVGARIDPDTVAVHPSERGQIKQTLLKLGWPAEDLAGYVDGEAHPIELAEDGWALRPYQKQAVENFWHGGSGVVVLPCGAGKTLVGAGSMAQAKSTTLILVTNTVSARQWKHELVRRTSLTEDEIGEYSGTKKEIRPVTIATYQVLTTKRKGVYPHLELFDSRDWGLIVYDEVHLLPAPVFKFTADLQARRRLGLTATLVREDGRESDVFSLIGPKRFDAPWKEIEAQGYIAPADCVEVRVNLTDAERLAYATAEAEEKYRFCATTDTKRKVTEAIVRRFAGQQILVIGQYIDQLDELGEHLGAPVIKGETSNAQREKLFDAFREGEISVLVVSKVANFSIDLPEATVAIQVSGTFGSRQEEAQRLGRVLRPKSDGHQAHFYSVVARDTIDQDFAAHRQRFLAEQGYAYRIMDADELLAES; encoded by the coding sequence GTGAATGGTCCGCTGATCGTCCAGTCCGACAAGACCCTGCTCCTGGAAGTCGACCACGAGCAGGCCGGCGACTGCCGTCGGGCCATCGCCCCGTTCGCGGAGCTGGAGCGGGCGCCGGAGCACATCCACACCTACCGGGTGACGCCGCTGGGCCTGTGGAACGCCCGGGCGGCGGGCCATGACGCCGAGCAGGTCGTGGACGCGCTGGTGCAGTACAGCCGCTATCCGGTGCCGCACGCGCTGCTGGTGGACATCGCCGAGACGATGGACCGCTACGGGCGGCTCACGCTGTCCAAGCACCCGGCGCACGGGCTGGTCCTGACGACCACCGACCGTCCGGTGCTGGAGGAGGTCCTGAAGTCGAAGCGGATCGCGCCGCTGGTCGGCGCCCGGATCGACCCCGACACGGTCGCCGTGCACCCCTCCGAGCGGGGGCAGATCAAGCAGACGCTGCTGAAGCTGGGCTGGCCGGCCGAGGACCTCGCCGGGTACGTCGACGGCGAGGCGCACCCGATCGAGCTGGCCGAGGACGGCTGGGCGCTCAGGCCGTACCAGAAGCAGGCCGTGGAGAACTTCTGGCACGGCGGGTCGGGCGTGGTCGTCCTGCCCTGTGGCGCGGGCAAGACACTGGTCGGCGCCGGGTCGATGGCGCAGGCGAAGTCGACGACCCTGATCCTGGTCACGAACACGGTCTCCGCCCGGCAGTGGAAGCACGAGCTGGTGCGGCGGACGTCGCTCACCGAGGACGAGATCGGCGAGTACAGCGGGACGAAGAAGGAGATCCGGCCCGTCACGATCGCCACGTACCAGGTGCTGACGACCAAACGGAAGGGCGTCTATCCGCACCTGGAGCTGTTCGACTCCCGGGACTGGGGACTGATCGTCTACGACGAGGTGCACCTGCTGCCGGCGCCGGTGTTCAAGTTCACGGCGGACCTCCAGGCGCGGCGGCGGCTGGGCCTCACGGCCACGCTGGTGCGGGAGGACGGGCGCGAGTCGGACGTGTTCTCCCTGATCGGGCCCAAGCGGTTCGACGCGCCCTGGAAGGAGATCGAGGCGCAGGGCTACATCGCGCCCGCCGACTGTGTGGAGGTCCGGGTCAACCTGACGGACGCGGAGCGGCTCGCGTACGCCACGGCCGAGGCGGAGGAGAAGTACCGCTTCTGTGCGACGACGGACACCAAGCGGAAGGTCACGGAGGCGATCGTCCGCCGCTTCGCCGGGCAGCAGATCCTCGTCATCGGGCAGTACATCGACCAGCTCGACGAGCTGGGTGAGCATCTGGGCGCGCCGGTGATCAAGGGCGAGACGTCGAACGCGCAGCGGGAGAAACTGTTCGACGCCTTCCGGGAGGGCGAGATCAGCGTGCTCGTCGTCTCCAAGGTCGCGAACTTCTCGATCGACCTGCCGGAGGCGACGGTCGCGATCCAGGTGTCCGGCACGTTCGGTTCGCGCCAGGAGGAGGCCCAGCGGCTGGGCCGGGTGCTCCGGCCCAAGTCCGACGGCCACCAGGCCCACTTCTACTCGGTGGTCGCCCGGGACACCATCGACCAGGACTTCGCCGCGCACCGCCAGCGCTTCCTGGCGGAGCAGGGGTACGCGTACCGGATCATGGACGCGGACGAGCTGCTCGCGGAGAGCTGA
- a CDS encoding maleylpyruvate isomerase family mycothiol-dependent enzyme — MTTPADVHDVRDPEQPGRLLTIERDALIPLLRGRADDDFALPVAACPGWSVRSVLAHCSAALTRVVENRFEEGVFSPETNDRDIAERDGWSNARVVDELERGMTEAGPVIAGAGGKLDGLALGEWVHAGDVRDAFGEPGAYGGAGLPDALALLARITRERGHVPLHADLDDLDEPLRLGESGGERPPGRFIGDGPTLVRLYTGRPVDRAPDFELVGVEAKDLNIFG; from the coding sequence ATGACGACTCCTGCTGATGTGCACGACGTACGGGACCCCGAGCAGCCCGGGCGGCTGCTCACGATCGAGCGTGACGCGCTGATCCCGCTGCTGCGGGGCAGGGCCGACGACGACTTCGCGCTGCCGGTCGCCGCGTGCCCGGGCTGGTCGGTGCGGTCGGTGCTGGCGCACTGCTCGGCCGCGCTCACCCGGGTGGTGGAGAACCGGTTCGAGGAGGGGGTGTTCTCGCCCGAGACGAACGACCGGGACATCGCCGAGCGGGACGGCTGGAGCAACGCCCGGGTGGTCGACGAGCTGGAGCGCGGGATGACCGAGGCCGGGCCGGTGATCGCCGGGGCGGGCGGGAAGCTGGACGGTCTCGCGCTGGGGGAGTGGGTGCACGCCGGGGACGTGCGCGACGCCTTCGGCGAGCCGGGGGCGTACGGCGGGGCCGGGCTGCCGGACGCGCTGGCGCTGCTCGCCCGGATCACCCGCGAGCGGGGGCACGTGCCGCTCCACGCCGACCTCGACGACCTGGACGAACCGCTGCGGCTCGGGGAGAGCGGCGGGGAGCGGCCCCCGGGGCGCTTCATCGGGGACGGACCGACCCTGGTGCGGCTGTACACGGGGCGGCCGGTCGACCGGGCTCCCGATTTCGAGCTGGTCGGGGTGGAGGCGAAGGACCTGAACATCTTCGGGTGA
- a CDS encoding HelD family protein gives MSTPVDDPLSRERSHLAASRSALRAMREDVEALDISDVTANWVNAEVLAHQIDERIKALADLSDTPLFFGRLDYLRAPGAEQAEGAEGERFYIGRRHVHDADGDPMVIDWRAPVSQPFYRASKKDPMDIALRRRFGYTGGDLTAYEDEHLSDPAEAARTSKLLQQEIERPRVGPMRDIVATIQPEQDEIVRSGLSGTVCVQGGPGTGKTAVGLHRVAYLLYAHRERLARTGTLVIGPNRSFLHYIEQVLPALGELSVRQATVEDLVAHVEIKGTDDATAAVVKGDARMAQVLRRALYAHVTMPAEPVVVVRGSRRWRVPAYELEDIVRELLARDIRYGAAREALPQRIAHAVLVQMERSGEAPDDRVQDAVARNSAVKAAVKAIWPAVDPAKLVLRLLSDADFLAEHAEGILGEEEQKAVLWARPARSVRSAKWSAADAVLIDEATDLIQRTHSLGHVVLDEAQDLSPMQYRAVGRRCTTGSATVLGDLAQGTTPWATRGWQEALAHLGKPDAVVEELTAGFRVPTDVITYASRLLPHIAPGLTPVVSIRENPGHFEVREVTGTAEVLDACRESLRNEGSTALIAADARIPELAAALAEAGVPYLGPGEETTLQTRLTLVPASLAKGLEYDYVVLDEPSAVVDGEPDERTGLRRLYVALTRAVSGLTVTHKAPLPPQLS, from the coding sequence TTGTCCACGCCCGTCGACGACCCGCTCTCCCGTGAGCGCTCCCACCTCGCCGCGTCCCGTTCCGCCCTGCGTGCCATGCGCGAGGACGTCGAGGCCCTCGACATCAGCGACGTCACCGCGAACTGGGTCAACGCCGAAGTCCTGGCCCACCAGATCGACGAGCGCATCAAGGCCCTGGCCGACCTCAGCGACACCCCGCTGTTCTTCGGCCGGCTCGACTATCTGCGCGCACCGGGTGCCGAGCAGGCCGAGGGCGCGGAAGGGGAACGCTTCTACATCGGGCGGCGGCACGTACACGACGCCGACGGCGACCCGATGGTCATCGACTGGCGCGCACCCGTCTCGCAGCCGTTCTACCGGGCCTCCAAGAAGGACCCGATGGACATCGCGCTGCGGCGCCGCTTCGGCTACACGGGCGGCGACCTCACGGCGTACGAGGACGAGCACCTGTCGGACCCCGCCGAGGCGGCCCGCACCAGCAAGCTGCTCCAGCAGGAGATCGAACGGCCGCGCGTCGGCCCGATGCGGGACATCGTCGCGACGATCCAGCCGGAGCAGGACGAGATCGTCCGGTCGGGACTCTCCGGCACGGTGTGCGTGCAGGGCGGCCCGGGCACCGGGAAGACCGCCGTCGGCCTGCACCGGGTCGCCTATCTCCTCTACGCCCACCGCGAGCGCCTCGCCCGCACCGGCACGCTCGTCATCGGACCGAACCGGTCCTTCCTGCACTACATCGAGCAGGTGCTGCCCGCCCTCGGCGAGTTGTCGGTCCGCCAGGCCACCGTCGAGGACCTGGTGGCGCACGTGGAGATCAAGGGGACGGACGACGCGACGGCCGCGGTCGTCAAGGGCGACGCCCGCATGGCGCAGGTGCTGCGCAGGGCCCTCTACGCGCACGTCACGATGCCCGCCGAGCCGGTCGTGGTCGTGCGCGGCTCCCGCCGCTGGCGCGTCCCTGCGTACGAACTGGAGGACATCGTCCGGGAGTTGCTCGCCCGCGACATCCGCTACGGCGCCGCCCGCGAGGCCCTGCCGCAGCGCATCGCGCACGCCGTGCTGGTGCAGATGGAGCGGTCGGGGGAGGCGCCGGACGACCGGGTGCAGGACGCGGTGGCCCGCAACAGCGCGGTCAAGGCGGCCGTCAAGGCGATCTGGCCGGCCGTCGACCCGGCGAAACTCGTGCTGCGCCTGCTGTCCGACGCGGACTTCCTCGCCGAGCACGCGGAGGGGATCCTCGGCGAGGAGGAGCAGAAGGCGGTGCTGTGGGCGAGACCGGCACGCAGCGTCAGGTCCGCCAAGTGGTCCGCCGCTGACGCCGTCCTCATCGACGAGGCCACCGACCTGATCCAGCGCACGCACTCCCTCGGCCATGTCGTCCTCGACGAGGCGCAGGACCTCTCCCCCATGCAGTACCGGGCGGTCGGCCGCCGCTGCACGACCGGCAGTGCGACCGTCCTCGGCGACCTGGCGCAGGGCACCACGCCGTGGGCGACCCGGGGCTGGCAGGAGGCGCTGGCCCACCTGGGCAAGCCGGACGCGGTCGTGGAGGAGCTGACGGCCGGTTTCCGTGTGCCGACGGACGTCATCACCTACGCGTCCCGGCTGCTCCCGCACATCGCCCCGGGGCTCACCCCGGTCGTGTCGATCCGTGAGAACCCGGGCCACTTCGAGGTCCGGGAGGTCACCGGCACCGCCGAGGTGCTCGACGCCTGCCGCGAGTCGCTGCGCAACGAGGGCTCCACGGCCCTGATCGCGGCGGACGCCCGGATCCCGGAACTGGCGGCGGCGCTGGCGGAGGCCGGTGTCCCGTACCTCGGCCCGGGTGAGGAGACGACCCTGCAGACCCGTCTGACCCTGGTCCCGGCGTCGCTCGCGAAGGGTCTGGAGTACGACTACGTCGTCCTGGACGAGCCCAGCGCGGTGGTCGACGGCGAGCCGGACGAGCGGACCGGGTTGCGGCGTCTGTACGTGGCACTGACGCGAGCGGTATCGGGCCTGACGGTGACGCATAAGGCACCCTTGCCGCCGCAACTGTCCTAG